Proteins found in one Coregonus clupeaformis isolate EN_2021a unplaced genomic scaffold, ASM2061545v1 scaf0172, whole genome shotgun sequence genomic segment:
- the si:ch211-167j9.5 gene encoding fibroblast growth factor receptor homolog 1 isoform X1, with protein MAASLNNSTTQIPTSFGMDLPHYLLIGVFLLTVLVFIVLGTLWLKKYRSLERTIRDLRGGRPLGNVVSTPDSPVLSPASPCPVTFTERLGKEDPEEQTPLQGNKTRSVTTRLPWRPLQQGPRFTKSDLSLLQLIKAGKEGAFYKARMTRGTCKGHGMFTCKITKEGVTPKHVEMEVSIMRKLVHHNNVLQLLDWNSTEEPYVLIMEFVSYGTLRSFLQTNRDKLANDPELQSLLTIASYHIALAMEHLRSKMVVHCDLALRNIMVSRFPWEVKVSEFGLARDLTRMRSRRSSRRKHPQERVPLRWYPPEYFRINYYSFKGDVWAFGIVLWEMQTFGTLPYPNLETPEAVVYHICAGHKNKDPEGCRPEILQIMRDCWMEPYTSRPSFTDIVRILEDVMDNDSDYVDVGNPRLLETGGKDSHDSKRINQY; from the exons ATGGCGGCCTCCTTGAACAATTCAACCACCCAAATCCCAA CCTCGTTTGGCATGGACCTACCTCACTACCTCCTTATCGGGGTGTTTCTACTCACCGTCCTGGTCTTCATAGTGCTGGGGACTCTGTGGCTCAAAAA GTATCGTTCCTTGGAGCGGACCATTCGGGACCTGCGAGGAGGAAGGCCTCTGGGAAATGTAGTTTCCACTCCAGACTCCCCGGTTCTCTCGCCTGCTTCCCCTTGCCCCGTTACCTTCACAGAGAGACTGGGGAAAGAGGACCCTGAGGAGCAGACACCACTACAAGGAAACAAGACCAGGTCTGTCACTACCAGACTGCCATGGAGGCCGCTACAACAG GGTCCCCGCTTCACCAAGTCAGACCTCAGTCTGCTGCAGCTCATCAaggcagggaaggagggagcCTTCTACAAGGCCAGGATGACACGGGGAACCTGCAAGGGCCACGGCATGTTCACCTGCAAGATCACCAAAGAGG GTGTGACCCCTAAGCATGTGGAGATGGAGGTATCCATCATGAGGAAGCTGGTGCACCACAATAATGTTCTCCAGCTGCTGGACTGGAACTCCACTGAGG AACCCTATGTGTTGATCATGGAGTTTGTGAGCTATGGAACCCTGCGGAGCTTCCTTCAGACCAACAGAGACAAGCTGGCCAATGACCCTGAGCTACAGAGCCTGCTCACCATTGCATCCTATCACATCGCACTGGCCATGGAACACCTCCGATCCAAAATG GTGGTGCACTGTGACCTGGCCCTCAGGAACATCATGGTGAGCAGGTTTCCCTGGGAGGTAAAGGTGTCAGAGTTTGGTCTGGCCAGAGACCTGACCCGCATGAGGAGCCGACGCAGCAGCCGCAGGAAACACCCACag GAACGTGTGCCCCTACGCTGGTACCCCCCTGAGTACTTCAGAATCAACTATTACAGCTTCAAGGGGGACGTGTGGGCGTTTGGCATCGTGCTGTGGGAGATGCAGACATTTG GCACCTTGCCGTACCCGAACCTGGAGACGCCAGAGGCCGTGGTCTATCACATCTGTGCCGGTCACAAGAACAAAGACCCCGAGGGCTGCAGGCCAGAGAT ACTGCAGATAATGCGAGACTGCTGGATGGAACCCTACACTTCCAGGCCGTCCTTCACAGACATAGTGAGAATCCTGGAGGACGTCATGGATAATGATTCA
- the si:ch211-167j9.5 gene encoding fibroblast growth factor receptor homolog 1 isoform X2, with translation MAASLNNSTTQIPTSFGMDLPHYLLIGVFLLTVLVFIVLGTLWLKKYRSLERTIRDLRGGRPLGNVVSTPDSPVLSPASPCPVTFTERLGKEDPEEQTPLQGNKTRSVTTRLPWRPLQQGPRFTKSDLSLLQLIKAGKEGAFYKARMTRGTCKGHGMFTCKITKEGVTPKHVEMEVSIMRKLVHHNNVLQLLDWNSTEEPYVLIMEFVSYGTLRSFLQTNRDKLANDPELQSLLTIASYHIALAMEHLRSKMVVHCDLALRNIMVSRFPWEVKVSEFGLARDLTRMRSRRSSRRKHPQERVPLRWYPPEYFRINYYSFKGDVWAFGIVLWEMQTFGTLPYPNLETPEAVVYHICAGHKNKDPEGCRPEMITWMWGTQDSWKQEGRTATTQKESTSTEFSTSRH, from the exons ATGGCGGCCTCCTTGAACAATTCAACCACCCAAATCCCAA CCTCGTTTGGCATGGACCTACCTCACTACCTCCTTATCGGGGTGTTTCTACTCACCGTCCTGGTCTTCATAGTGCTGGGGACTCTGTGGCTCAAAAA GTATCGTTCCTTGGAGCGGACCATTCGGGACCTGCGAGGAGGAAGGCCTCTGGGAAATGTAGTTTCCACTCCAGACTCCCCGGTTCTCTCGCCTGCTTCCCCTTGCCCCGTTACCTTCACAGAGAGACTGGGGAAAGAGGACCCTGAGGAGCAGACACCACTACAAGGAAACAAGACCAGGTCTGTCACTACCAGACTGCCATGGAGGCCGCTACAACAG GGTCCCCGCTTCACCAAGTCAGACCTCAGTCTGCTGCAGCTCATCAaggcagggaaggagggagcCTTCTACAAGGCCAGGATGACACGGGGAACCTGCAAGGGCCACGGCATGTTCACCTGCAAGATCACCAAAGAGG GTGTGACCCCTAAGCATGTGGAGATGGAGGTATCCATCATGAGGAAGCTGGTGCACCACAATAATGTTCTCCAGCTGCTGGACTGGAACTCCACTGAGG AACCCTATGTGTTGATCATGGAGTTTGTGAGCTATGGAACCCTGCGGAGCTTCCTTCAGACCAACAGAGACAAGCTGGCCAATGACCCTGAGCTACAGAGCCTGCTCACCATTGCATCCTATCACATCGCACTGGCCATGGAACACCTCCGATCCAAAATG GTGGTGCACTGTGACCTGGCCCTCAGGAACATCATGGTGAGCAGGTTTCCCTGGGAGGTAAAGGTGTCAGAGTTTGGTCTGGCCAGAGACCTGACCCGCATGAGGAGCCGACGCAGCAGCCGCAGGAAACACCCACag GAACGTGTGCCCCTACGCTGGTACCCCCCTGAGTACTTCAGAATCAACTATTACAGCTTCAAGGGGGACGTGTGGGCGTTTGGCATCGTGCTGTGGGAGATGCAGACATTTG GCACCTTGCCGTACCCGAACCTGGAGACGCCAGAGGCCGTGGTCTATCACATCTGTGCCGGTCACAAGAACAAAGACCCCGAGGGCTGCAGGCCAGAGAT